From a region of the Catharus ustulatus isolate bCatUst1 chromosome 11, bCatUst1.pri.v2, whole genome shotgun sequence genome:
- the TRAPPC2L gene encoding trafficking protein particle complex subunit 2-like protein, producing MAVCIAVIAKENYPLYIRSVPTENELKFHYTVHTSLDVVDEKISAMGKALVDQRELYLGLLYPTEDYKVYGYVTNSKVKFVMVVDSSNTALRDNEIRSMFRKLHNSYTDIMCNPFYNPGDRIQSRAFDTMVNSMMMQVC from the exons aTGGCGGTGTGCATCGCCGTGATCGCCAAGGAG AATTACCCCCTGTACATCCGGAGTGTCCCCACGGAGAACGAGCTGAAGTTCCACTACACCGTGCACACCTCGCTGGACGTGGTGGATGAGAAGATCTCGGCCATGGGCAAAGCCCTGGTGGACCAGAGGGAGCTGTACCTGGGGCTCCTCTACCCCACTGAGGACTACAAGGT CTACGGCTACGTGACCAACTCCAAGGTGAAGTTTGTCATGGTGGTGGATTCCTCCAACACAGCCCTGAGGGACAACGAGATCCGCAGT ATGTTCCGAAAGCTGCACAACTCCTACACTGACATCATGTGTAACCCTTTCTACAACCCTGGGGACAGGATCCAGTCCAG GGCTTTTGATACTATGGTGAACTCCATGATGATGCAGGTGTGCTGA
- the PABPN1L gene encoding embryonic polyadenylate-binding protein 2 translates to MFGGRASSLFLDTSEIWWQDPPSLQADAASWDVAEVAAVCKAADEGSDPSPQEGNSTEEEQDVQDPELEAIKAKLREIEKEDERLKELQLEADNHLFMSPEAALFPLTTKEKMEADQRSIYVGNVDYGGTAEELESHFNSCGQINRVTILCDKFSGHPKGYAYIEFEEQSSVKAAVELDESVFRGRVIKVLPKRTNMPGISSTDRGGYRGYFHARGGLGRWGGFYGHPRVRGRTYRGRARLQPWYFPY, encoded by the exons ATGTTCGGGGGCCGGGCCAG TTCTCTCTTCCTGGACACTTCAGAGATCTGGTGGCAGGACCCACCGTCCCTGCAGGCGGACGCAGCGTCCTGGGACGTGGCAGAGGTGGCAGCTGTGTGTAAGGCAGCAGATGAGGGCTCAGATCCGAGCCCCCAGGAGGGGAACAGCAcggaggaggagcaggatgtTCAGGACCCG GAGCTGGAGGCCATCAAAGCAAAACTGCGGGAAATAGAGAAGGAGGATGAGAGGTTGAAGGAGTTGCAGCTGGAAGCTGACAACCACCTGTTCATGAGCCCAGAAGCAG CTCTCTTCCCACTGACAACCAAGGAGAAGATGGAGGCTGACCAGCGTTCCATCTATGTGGGCAAT GTGGATTACGGGGGCACAGCAGAAGAGCTGGAGTCTCACTTCAACAGCTGCGGGCAGATCAACCGCGTCACCATCCTCTGTGACAAGTTCTCAGGCCACCCCAAAgg CTATGCCTACATCGAGTTcgaggagcagagctcagtgaaGGCTGCGGTGGAGCTGGACGAGAGCGTGTTCAGGGGCCGTGTCATCaag GTGCTGCCCAAGAGGACCAACATGCCTGGCATCAGCAGCACTGACCGCGGGGGCTACCGGGGTTACTTCCACGCCCGGGGAGGGCTGGGCCGCTGGGGAGGCTTCTATGGGCACCCCAGGGTGAGAGGGAGGACCTACAG GGGTCGGGCGAGGCTGCAGCCTTGGTATTTTCCATACTAG